The Gammaproteobacteria bacterium DNA segment GGGTAACTCAACACCGCCCTGTAGAGCATAGCCTGCAAATTGAACATTCCATCCTGATTGGACTAAGCTCGTTATTCGGTTGGATTGATCGTATCGCGCATTAAAAGGGACGCCTGTAACCGGTAAGCCCCGCACCCAATATCGAAGACTCGAAATGGGTATATGATAGCCCCATTGCTTGGATAAAAGTTGTTCTGCGCTCGGTGCACTAAAGTGTTTTCCATTAGCAGTCGTCATCACAACATGTCCTGGACCACCCGCTAATTTCATCCCATTAGCCCCTAAAGGTCCCATCAGCGAAACTTGGTATTGGCTCCCTTGCTGAGACCAATTAATCGAAGCGCTCCCTGATTCTTGTGGGGTTCGTACGGCAATTTTTCCGGAAATCCGCCAGGTATTGATTGCTTGCAATATTTTCTTTCGCGCATCCCAAGTCATTTGCGGATTTAGTTTTGGAGTAACAGTTACGGGGACTCCCGGCGCTGCTACGGCAGAAGAGGGGGGAGTGGGAGAGGTCATAGTTGTACAGCTTGTTAGCAATACACTTAAAAGTGGTGCGCTTATTAAAATCCTTGATTGCTTCACAATATATTCCTTATTGATAAGTTTCCTTTGTTTTTCTTGAGAGTTTAAGCATAAAATATGCCCAAAACTATAATTTGGCAATCCCATGGCGATTTTCGCACTCGGTATCAATCACAAAACAGCAACCATAGCTGTACGTGAAAAGGTGTTTTTCCCTTTTGAAAAGTTAGGGCTCTATCTGCAAGATTTACTAACCTGCGGATTTACAGAAGAAGCAGTTTTGCTCTCTACCTGTAATCGCTCAGAGCTCTATTGCGTAACGCATGATGTGAATGCATTGTATGAATGGTTCTCAGCTCAAACTACCTTGTCGGATGAAATATTGCATGATGTGATTTATCTCCATGAAGGTGAAGCTGCCGTTCGACATATTATGGAAGTGGCTTGTGGTTTAGATTCGATGATTTTAGGTGAGCCACAAATTCTTGGCCAAATGAAAGATGCTTTTTCTGAGAGCTGTGCTGCTTCTGCGGTCGGTCCTTTATTTCATCGTTTATTCCAAGAGGTTTTTAAAGTATCAAAAGAAATTCGGACAGCGACGGCGGTGGGGGCTTGTCCTGTGTCGGTTGCATCAGCAGCAGTTCACTTTGCGAAATCGCAAATAAAACATTTTTCACACGTTTCAATTGTGATGCTGGGTGCGGGAGAAACTGCAGATTTATTGCTACGTTATTTTCAAGCTGAGCAAACTAAGACGGTCACGATCTTAAACCGGAGTTTATCGCAAGCAATTAGACTTGCCAAAACATTCAATGTTGAAGCAAGACCGATTCAGGATCTTGTCGATGCTTTAAAAAAAGCGGATCTTGTTTTTTCAGCCACAGGAAGTATTAATCCTATTGTGACCAAGCAATTGCTAACACCTATTATGGCTGAACGTCATCACCACCCCATTACGTTTATTGATCTTGCTGTCCCCCGAGACATTGACTCCGCAGTGATCGACATTGATCAAGTCAATCTGTATTGTATCGATGACCTTAAAACGATTATTGAAATGAATCGTCAAGGACGAGAGCATGCTGCGAGTAAAGCGCGTGAAATGATTCGGCAAGCCAGTGAGGATTTTATGCAAGAAATTCACTCACACGAACATATTACGCATACTATTCGAGCTTATCGGGGTCAAATTGAATCCATTTGCCGAACCGAATTAGTGAAAGCCAAACGTCAACTTCATCAAGGAGCTAATGCAGAGGAAGTATTGGAAATTTTTGCGCGTTCTTTCACGCAAAAATTATTACATGCTCCTTCCGTTCAGCTTCGTGCAGCCGGTGCCAAAGGCCACTTTGAATTGTTGCGATTTGCAAAAGAATTATTTGCCTTGCCTGATGTAGAAGATGCCCGCTTATGAAACCTTCCCTTGAAGTAAAATTAAAAAGTATCGTGAATCGATATGAAGAAGTTAAAATATTTTTATCTGACGAATCTGTCACTAAAGATTTAAATCGTTATCGCGATTTATCCAAAGAATATTCGCAACTTGAACCGTATGTTGGCAATTTCAATCGCCATCAACAATACGCTAAAGAATTAGAAGAAGCGAAAATGCTGTTGGCCGAAGGTGATCCGGAAGTTATCCAAATGGCTAAACAGGAAATTCAAGACATTGAGACGAATATTCAAGAACTTGAAGCGCAATTATTGCTAGCCCTCCTACCCAATGATCCTTATGACAACAATAATATCTTTTTAGAAATCCGGGCAGGTACCGGCGGTGATGAAGCTGCAATTTTTGCAGGCGATCTCGCACGTATGTACACCCGCTATGCTGAACAAGAAGGGTTTAGTATTGAAATGATCAGTGAGAGTCAAGGAGAGCATGGGGGCTATAAAGAAATTATTTTGCGAGTTATTGGTAATGGCGCTTTTTCACGATTTAAATTTGAGTCCGGTGTGCACCGTGTGCAGCGCGTACCGTTGACTGAAGCGCAGGGTCGTATCCATACCTCAACTTGTACCATCGCAGTGTTGCCTGAGCTTGCAGAAATTGAAAGCATAGAAATTAGCCCCGCAGATTTGCGCATTGATACTTTTCGTGCTTCAGGCGCTGGCGGACAACATGTTCAAAAAACTGATTCAGCCATTCGGATAACCCATCTTCCTACGGGAACCGTGGTGGAATGCCAAGATGAACGTTCTCAACATAAAAATCGGGCTCGTGCTCTTTCTTTATTGAAATCACGAATTTTATCAGCTGAACGCGATAAACAGCATAAACAACAAGCTGAGAAACGTCGTAATTTAGTTGGCACCGGCGATCGTTCCGAACGAATCCGCACTTATAATTTCCCGCAGGGCAGGCTGACTGACCATCGGATCAATTTAACTCTCTATCAACTCCCACAAATTATGGAGGGAGATTTGAAAGCAGTTGTCGAAGCATTAATGCAAGAACATACTGCTGATTTGATTGCCTCATTAGGGGAATAATGTCGATCACCGTCACCCAGTGGCTACAGCAAAGTGAAAAACGGCTAGCTACCATTAGCGAAACCCCAAGGCTCGATGCAGAAGTTTTACTGGGTGATGTTTTAAAAGTTGCTCGGTCACACTTTCTAGCTTGGCCCCAGCAAGAAATAACCCATGGTGAGCTTGCTCAGTTACAAATTCTATTAACGCAGCGTCTCGCCGGTATTCCAATTGCTTACCTTTTAAATGAAAAAGAATTTTGGCGTCATCGTTTCCACGTCACCACTGATACGTTAATTCCGCGTCCGGAAACGGAATTATTAATTACCTGTGCTGAGGCATTAGTTGCCAATAACATCAATCCTGTTCTTGCAGATCTGGGTACAGGAAGCGGTGTGATTGCATTATCACTTGCTTACGATTTGCGAGGCAGCGAAGTCATTGCGACAGATCGAAGCAGTAAAGCACTCGAAGTTGCAAAGGCTAACGCGCAACGTTTGAATCTTCACAATGTTCGTTTTTACCAAGGAGATTGGTGCCACGCTTTACCTGCTATCCTGTTTGATTTAATTATTAGTAATCCACCTTATTTAACTTCATCAGAATTTGAAGCGAATCGAGCTCAATTACAATTTGAACCTAAGGATGCTTTAGTCAGCGGGGAAACAGGGCAGGAAGACTTAACGGCAATTATTCAAACCGCATTTAATCATTTGAAGCCACAGGGATATTTATTGCTGGAGCATGGCTTTGCGCAAGCAAGATTGATCCAAGCTACTTTTACCGCGCATGGTTATATTGAAGTTGCCACACTTCAGGATCTAGCTGGACATGATCGCGTAACATTAGGGAAAAAACCAAGCACTTAACTGGAGCTTAACCGAAACGCTTCCAAGTAATAGGTATAATTCTGTTGCTGATGAGGCAATTTTTTTGGTATAGGTGTCAATCTTGGACTACAATTTATCTCAGGGTAGGAGAAAATATTATGGCAGCTAAAGAAAAAGACATTTTTGAGCCGAGCTTAGAAGTGTTGGGGATTAATCCCTATAAGCTCAAAAAAACTGAAAAGTATATGAGTGCCAAAATGCAAGAGCACTTCCGCATGATTCTGCTTGCCCTTCGTCAGCGCATTCTAGAAGGGGGCGATAAAATCGTAACCCACATGAAGGAAGAAGCCATCAATTATCCTGATCCCAATGATCGTGCTAGCCAAGAAGAAGATTTTCGTCTCGAATTGCGTACCCGCGATCGAGAACGGAAGTTATTGAAAAAAATTGAAGAATCAATCGAGTTAATTCGGGAAAAAGATTATGGTTATTGTGAGGTGTGTGGCGTCGAAATTGGTTTGCGTCGATTAGAGGCCCGTCCAACGGCAACGCTATGTATCGATTGCAAAACCTTAGATGAAATTAAAGAAAAACAACAAAAACAGGAAGAAGAATATTAATCATTCCGAGCACCCGTTACCTTTTCCTCTCCGGTAAATTCAGGATACAAGGCTAAGATTTTACGCCGAATTCTGTTTTAGCGCTGAGGCTACCGGTTGCAAGGTAAATCTTCCTTTAAGATAAGCTATAATTAAGGTTGCATAAACGCCCCGATTTTCGGGGCGATTTGCTTAGCACAAGGGTAAAGATCATGGCAGGTGCAGCCCCTCAACAATCAGGTGGCAATGATAACTCCAGTGGTATTATCTGGGGTATAGCTGCGATATTTGCCACGATCGGCATGATTTGGTATGCCTTTAAGAGTTATATTGTTTACTTTTATCTTCTTCTTAAACTCTATGAAGTAGACTTTTTAAGCTTATTCAATGCTGTTTATTTTGCTCCACTTCGGGGTGCCATCGAAAAGGCAATGATCAATCCCTCAATCGTAAAATTTCCTGAACTTGTTGCCTTAGGGCAAGGCGCAGGGGATATTCTACGTTTTCCCTTCGTCATTATTTTGTTCATTCTCGCTTTTGTCGTTTATCTCGGCAATACGACGCGTGTTTTTCGTAAAATTTATTCAATGAAAGAATTTGCTAAATTGGAACAAACCAATTGGCCCCAAATTTCGCCGACAGTTAATTTGGACTTACTTAAAGTCGATATTGATAAAGGTCCATGGGCTATGGCTTTAACACCCATGCAGTTTTGTAAACGTTATAAATTATTAGAAGAAGTACGTCCCCAGCGCCGTGAGGGAATGCAGCGTCGCGAATGGGATCGCGTTGATATTGTGTTAAAGCGAGGTGAAGCCAATAAACTTTTTGCTCTACAACTGGGTGCAATGTGGCAAGATGTTAAATATTTACCGCTCCATACCAAAGCTTTATTCGCAATTTTTGCAGCCCGCATTAATGCTGATAGTAAAGCCGCTGCTAAAATTTTAGCGCAGTTAAGCGCAACCTCAACTTCAAAGCTCGACTTTTCGGGGGTAGAAGAACTACTCAATAAACATGTAAATACTAAACTTGTACAGCAAATTACATCCTCCCATGCCTACGTTTTAACTGTCATGGCTTCAATGCTCGAAAGAGCAAGGGATGATGGTGTACAAGCTTGTGCAGATTTTCTGTGGTTAAAACCGCTTGATCGACGCTTATGGTACACCTTGAATACGGTAGGTCGCCAAACTCCTTTTGCTGAAGTTGCAGGAATTTATGGCCATTGGATTTCCGAGAAGGAAGCGGGGCGACGGATTCTTGTTCCCATGGTTGAAGAAGCAACCAAAGCTTTAGAGCTTGCATTAAAAGAAGTGGTATATCGACCAGATGAGTGAGGTATAAGGTATGCCCATACGGGGTTTAGAAGAACAACACGAATTATCGCCGCAACTTTTGCTCCGAGACACTCGCACGCTCGGGATGAAAGTCGTCGATTTTTTTAAAGATCCTGTCAATAGCGCATGTCTGATGGTGGGGTTTGCAATTGCTGCGTTTATTCTGCCGGCGATAACCGAGTTTATTGGCATTATCGGTATTCTTATTTTTATTTACGCTTATACCCGTCAATCTAAACTTCCTTTTCGTATGCCCCTGCGTTCGCAAGCGATGGATTACAATGATTTAGCCCCGGGGACCAATAAACCTCGTAAAGCGCGTGGCATAAGTTTCTTTGGTAATCGTAAACTTGATAATGATGAATTGTGGTTTAACAATGAAGATATGCGTACCCATGTGCTGATTTTTGGTTCAACGGGTAGTGGTAAAACTGAAGCTTTAGTTTCTCTTTCCTATAATGCTTTGATTCAAGGAAGTGGATTTTTATACGTTG contains these protein-coding regions:
- the prfA gene encoding peptide chain release factor 1, with product MKPSLEVKLKSIVNRYEEVKIFLSDESVTKDLNRYRDLSKEYSQLEPYVGNFNRHQQYAKELEEAKMLLAEGDPEVIQMAKQEIQDIETNIQELEAQLLLALLPNDPYDNNNIFLEIRAGTGGDEAAIFAGDLARMYTRYAEQEGFSIEMISESQGEHGGYKEIILRVIGNGAFSRFKFESGVHRVQRVPLTEAQGRIHTSTCTIAVLPELAEIESIEISPADLRIDTFRASGAGGQHVQKTDSAIRITHLPTGTVVECQDERSQHKNRARALSLLKSRILSAERDKQHKQQAEKRRNLVGTGDRSERIRTYNFPQGRLTDHRINLTLYQLPQIMEGDLKAVVEALMQEHTADLIASLGE
- the dksA gene encoding RNA polymerase-binding protein DksA, with product MAAKEKDIFEPSLEVLGINPYKLKKTEKYMSAKMQEHFRMILLALRQRILEGGDKIVTHMKEEAINYPDPNDRASQEEDFRLELRTRDRERKLLKKIEESIELIREKDYGYCEVCGVEIGLRRLEARPTATLCIDCKTLDEIKEKQQKQEEEY
- the lolB gene encoding outer membrane lipoprotein LolB, whose protein sequence is MKQSRILISAPLLSVLLTSCTTMTSPTPPSSAVAAPGVPVTVTPKLNPQMTWDARKKILQAINTWRISGKIAVRTPQESGSASINWSQQGSQYQVSLMGPLGANGMKLAGGPGHVVMTTANGKHFSAPSAEQLLSKQWGYHIPISSLRYWVRGLPVTGVPFNARYDQSNRITSLVQSGWNVQFAGYALQGGVELPMKVFATSQAMDAKIMIYNWQIG
- a CDS encoding glutamyl-tRNA reductase produces the protein MAIFALGINHKTATIAVREKVFFPFEKLGLYLQDLLTCGFTEEAVLLSTCNRSELYCVTHDVNALYEWFSAQTTLSDEILHDVIYLHEGEAAVRHIMEVACGLDSMILGEPQILGQMKDAFSESCAASAVGPLFHRLFQEVFKVSKEIRTATAVGACPVSVASAAVHFAKSQIKHFSHVSIVMLGAGETADLLLRYFQAEQTKTVTILNRSLSQAIRLAKTFNVEARPIQDLVDALKKADLVFSATGSINPIVTKQLLTPIMAERHHHPITFIDLAVPRDIDSAVIDIDQVNLYCIDDLKTIIEMNRQGREHAASKAREMIRQASEDFMQEIHSHEHITHTIRAYRGQIESICRTELVKAKRQLHQGANAEEVLEIFARSFTQKLLHAPSVQLRAAGAKGHFELLRFAKELFALPDVEDARL
- the prmC gene encoding peptide chain release factor N(5)-glutamine methyltransferase; amino-acid sequence: MSITVTQWLQQSEKRLATISETPRLDAEVLLGDVLKVARSHFLAWPQQEITHGELAQLQILLTQRLAGIPIAYLLNEKEFWRHRFHVTTDTLIPRPETELLITCAEALVANNINPVLADLGTGSGVIALSLAYDLRGSEVIATDRSSKALEVAKANAQRLNLHNVRFYQGDWCHALPAILFDLIISNPPYLTSSEFEANRAQLQFEPKDALVSGETGQEDLTAIIQTAFNHLKPQGYLLLEHGFAQARLIQATFTAHGYIEVATLQDLAGHDRVTLGKKPST
- the icmP gene encoding type IVB secretion system coupling complex protein DotM/IcmP, which codes for MAGAAPQQSGGNDNSSGIIWGIAAIFATIGMIWYAFKSYIVYFYLLLKLYEVDFLSLFNAVYFAPLRGAIEKAMINPSIVKFPELVALGQGAGDILRFPFVIILFILAFVVYLGNTTRVFRKIYSMKEFAKLEQTNWPQISPTVNLDLLKVDIDKGPWAMALTPMQFCKRYKLLEEVRPQRREGMQRREWDRVDIVLKRGEANKLFALQLGAMWQDVKYLPLHTKALFAIFAARINADSKAAAKILAQLSATSTSKLDFSGVEELLNKHVNTKLVQQITSSHAYVLTVMASMLERARDDGVQACADFLWLKPLDRRLWYTLNTVGRQTPFAEVAGIYGHWISEKEAGRRILVPMVEEATKALELALKEVVYRPDE